The Sporosarcina ureae genome includes a region encoding these proteins:
- a CDS encoding metal ABC transporter solute-binding protein, Zn/Mn family: protein MSKWFLATLSVIVLSLLTACGNKEQVKENVKEKVEPESSEDILSVYTTAYPLQYFTERIGGDTVDVHSIYPPGADEHTFTPTQNDMMALADSDLFFYIGLGLEGFVEGAEETMKSEHVKMIAVADNISKELLGNVNDDVVHDLHDEAEEVHDSHEEAEEVHDEHNEAEEAHDDHEHGEFDPHVWISPILSIELATTIKDSLIEASPEKKDTFEQNFETLKKDLLELDQKFKDMASNAPIKTFFVSHAAFGYIADTYGLKQVAVAGLNSQSEPSQKQLASLVEYAKTQDLKYVLFEQNVSSKLTDVIRKEIGADSLMLHNLGVLTTKDLDNKEDYFSLMEYNIETLSKALSNK, encoded by the coding sequence ATGAGTAAGTGGTTTCTTGCTACTCTATCAGTAATTGTTTTATCATTGCTCACAGCATGCGGTAACAAAGAGCAAGTAAAAGAAAACGTAAAAGAAAAAGTGGAGCCCGAAAGTAGTGAAGACATCTTGTCTGTCTATACAACTGCATATCCGCTTCAATATTTCACAGAAAGGATTGGTGGAGACACGGTTGATGTACATTCTATTTATCCACCCGGGGCCGATGAGCATACATTTACCCCTACACAAAATGATATGATGGCACTTGCTGATTCGGATTTATTCTTTTATATCGGACTTGGGCTTGAAGGGTTTGTAGAGGGTGCTGAAGAGACAATGAAAAGTGAACACGTCAAAATGATAGCGGTTGCTGACAATATCTCCAAGGAGTTGCTTGGCAATGTGAATGATGACGTTGTACATGATTTACATGACGAGGCTGAGGAAGTACATGATTCGCATGAAGAGGCTGAAGAAGTACATGATGAACATAACGAAGCCGAAGAAGCACATGATGACCATGAGCACGGTGAATTCGACCCCCATGTGTGGATTTCACCAATATTAAGTATAGAACTTGCAACAACAATTAAAGACTCGCTTATCGAAGCATCTCCCGAAAAAAAGGATACGTTTGAGCAAAACTTTGAAACGCTAAAAAAAGACTTACTCGAACTCGACCAAAAGTTTAAAGACATGGCTTCGAATGCCCCCATAAAAACATTTTTCGTCTCACACGCAGCTTTCGGTTATATCGCTGATACGTATGGACTTAAACAAGTTGCCGTTGCCGGGTTAAATTCACAAAGTGAACCTTCACAGAAGCAACTAGCTTCTCTTGTTGAATACGCAAAAACGCAGGACTTGAAATATGTATTATTCGAACAAAACGTCTCTTCTAAACTAACTGACGTCATTCGAAAAGAAATCGGGGCGGATTCACTGATGTTGCATAATCTTGGCGTCCTAACAACCAAGGATTTGGACAATAAAGAGGATTACTTTTCTTTAATGGA